The Methylomicrobium agile genome has a segment encoding these proteins:
- a CDS encoding ABC transporter permease, with product MNRMKLALRLLGREARSGELTLLMLALLIAVTALTAASLFADRLERAMTAQTAEFLAADLVIQSPGPIPAEWLAEARRLGLKEARTTEFSSMLIENDEMLLASIKAVDAAYPLRGFLKTADAEHRTETVVTHGPEIGAAWVERRILSALKLKFGDVLTIGEKKLRITQILTYEPDQQGGFFSFSPRVMINAADLEATKVIQPGSHVHRFFQFSGDSKALSAFRRFVKPQLNPSQRLLDVHEDRPELGSALTRAEQFLGLSSIVVVIIAGAAISMAARRYSERHFDASALLGCFGCTQGEILRLYCLQFAILGLAIGALGCGFGWLFQEGLFLLLRPLLPASLAQQPGILAVLFGAGAGLIILFGFALPPILRLKRVPPLRILRHELEPLPSSAWLVYGLALTLVCALVWRYTGDARMTAVVAVVTIAALLLLALVIWAMLSATRKLLPRLPLSWRFGWRGLLREPRASIAQILAFGVTLAAILSSLMVRNELLDTWRQQLPDNAPNHFALNIFPDQLAAFKQSLQAKGIESSPFYPIVRGRLTHINQTPVQRIAVKGSQGDNATHRELSLTWSRELPEENTIAAGEWWNRDAPGLVSVERKLADSLGIEVGDRLTFSSGGRQFEATVANFRALRWESMKPNFYMIFSPGTLEDFPSTLMTSFYLPEAKKSALNALAKEFPGMSILEVERILRQLQTLFTQLTEAVNYLFYLALSAALTVLFASVYGTLDQRIHESALLRTFGASRGFLRKMQSIEFFCLGAISGVIGVLIAESLNFALYRQVMHIPFQLHRDLWLTVPLLNAVIVWLSGLWGLRRVVRRPPLRSLREL from the coding sequence ATGAACAGAATGAAACTGGCGTTGCGCCTGCTCGGCCGCGAAGCGCGGTCCGGCGAGTTGACGCTGCTGATGCTGGCGCTCTTGATCGCGGTCACTGCCCTGACCGCCGCCTCGCTGTTCGCGGACCGCCTGGAACGGGCGATGACCGCGCAAACCGCCGAATTTCTGGCGGCCGACCTGGTCATCCAGAGCCCCGGCCCGATCCCGGCGGAATGGCTGGCCGAAGCCCGCCGGCTGGGTCTGAAAGAGGCACGGACGACCGAGTTTTCGAGCATGCTGATCGAGAACGACGAAATGCTGCTGGCCAGCATCAAGGCGGTCGACGCCGCCTATCCGTTGCGCGGCTTCTTGAAAACCGCCGATGCCGAGCACCGGACCGAAACGGTCGTCACTCACGGCCCTGAAATCGGCGCAGCCTGGGTCGAACGCCGTATCCTGTCCGCACTGAAGCTGAAATTCGGCGATGTGTTGACGATCGGCGAGAAAAAGCTCAGGATCACTCAAATCCTGACCTACGAGCCCGATCAGCAGGGCGGCTTCTTCAGTTTTTCGCCGCGCGTGATGATCAACGCAGCCGACCTGGAAGCGACCAAAGTGATCCAGCCCGGCAGCCATGTGCACCGGTTCTTCCAGTTCAGCGGCGACTCGAAAGCGCTGTCCGCCTTCCGGCGCTTCGTGAAACCGCAGTTGAATCCCTCGCAGCGCCTGCTGGACGTTCACGAAGACCGGCCCGAACTCGGCTCGGCGCTGACCCGCGCCGAACAGTTCCTGGGCCTGTCGAGCATCGTGGTGGTGATCATTGCCGGCGCCGCGATCTCGATGGCGGCGCGGCGCTACAGCGAACGCCATTTCGATGCCTCGGCCCTGCTCGGCTGTTTCGGCTGCACGCAGGGGGAAATCCTGAGGCTCTACTGCCTGCAGTTCGCGATCCTGGGACTGGCCATCGGCGCGCTGGGTTGCGGATTCGGCTGGCTGTTTCAGGAAGGGCTGTTCCTCTTGCTGCGCCCCTTGCTGCCCGCTTCGCTGGCGCAGCAGCCGGGCATCCTCGCGGTACTGTTCGGCGCCGGCGCCGGCCTGATTATCCTCTTCGGCTTTGCATTGCCGCCGATCCTGCGCCTTAAGCGGGTACCGCCGCTCCGAATCCTGCGCCACGAGCTGGAACCGTTGCCGAGCAGCGCCTGGCTGGTTTACGGCCTGGCGCTGACGCTGGTCTGCGCGCTGGTCTGGCGCTACACCGGCGACGCCCGCATGACCGCGGTCGTCGCCGTCGTCACGATTGCAGCATTGCTGCTGCTCGCCTTGGTCATTTGGGCTATGCTGTCCGCGACCCGCAAGCTGCTGCCCCGCCTGCCACTGAGCTGGCGTTTCGGCTGGCGCGGCCTGCTCCGCGAACCGCGCGCGAGCATTGCCCAGATTCTGGCATTCGGCGTCACGCTGGCCGCGATATTGTCGAGTCTAATGGTTCGAAATGAGCTGCTCGATACTTGGCGTCAACAATTACCCGACAATGCGCCAAACCATTTTGCGCTGAACATTTTCCCCGACCAGTTGGCGGCGTTCAAACAATCCCTTCAAGCCAAAGGCATCGAAAGCAGCCCGTTTTATCCGATCGTGCGGGGTCGGCTGACACATATCAACCAAACGCCGGTGCAGCGGATCGCGGTCAAGGGCTCGCAGGGCGACAACGCCACGCACCGCGAATTGAGCCTGACCTGGAGCCGCGAGCTGCCGGAAGAGAATACGATTGCGGCCGGCGAGTGGTGGAATCGAGACGCGCCCGGCCTGGTATCGGTCGAACGGAAACTTGCCGACAGTCTGGGCATCGAAGTGGGAGACCGCCTGACCTTCAGCTCCGGAGGGCGGCAGTTCGAAGCGACTGTGGCCAATTTCAGGGCGCTGCGCTGGGAATCGATGAAGCCGAATTTTTACATGATTTTTTCGCCCGGCACTTTGGAAGATTTTCCCTCTACTCTGATGACCAGTTTTTATCTGCCGGAAGCGAAAAAAAGCGCATTGAACGCGCTGGCAAAAGAATTCCCGGGCATGTCCATCCTCGAAGTCGAACGGATCCTGCGGCAATTGCAGACGCTGTTCACGCAATTGACGGAAGCGGTGAATTATTTGTTCTACCTGGCTTTGTCGGCCGCGCTGACGGTCCTGTTCGCGTCCGTGTACGGCACGCTGGACCAGCGTATCCACGAAAGCGCGCTGCTCAGGACGTTCGGCGCCTCGCGCGGCTTTCTAAGGAAAATGCAGAGCATTGAATTTTTCTGCCTTGGCGCTATCTCAGGAGTGATCGGCGTATTGATCGCCGAATCCCTGAACTTTGCGCTGTACCGCCAAGTAATGCATATCCCGTTCCAGCTACACCGCGACTTATGGCTGACCGTCCCTTTACTCAACGCCGTGATCGTCTGGTTGTCGGGCCTGTGGGGGTTGCGCCGGGTAGTCCGCAGGCCTCCATTGCGGAGTTTAAGAGAGCTATAA
- a CDS encoding glycine zipper family protein, which produces MKKSALSLVIIGSVLLTGCYSYGGWQPTVDPYNDPNAYRINQDMAECQQLAKQASGGTTKETAIGAGAGALIGAAGGAVVGAFTGNPGAGAAIGAAAGGFGGGAKQGYEAETDYKRAYATCMRNRGHRVVN; this is translated from the coding sequence ATGAAAAAATCAGCTTTAAGCTTGGTCATTATCGGCAGCGTCCTGCTGACGGGCTGCTACAGCTACGGCGGCTGGCAGCCGACTGTAGACCCTTACAATGACCCGAATGCTTATCGAATCAATCAGGATATGGCCGAATGCCAGCAGCTCGCCAAACAGGCCTCCGGCGGCACGACCAAGGAAACCGCGATCGGCGCGGGCGCCGGCGCATTGATCGGCGCGGCGGGCGGCGCGGTGGTCGGCGCCTTCACCGGCAATCCGGGCGCGGGCGCGGCGATCGGCGCGGCGGCAGGCGGTTTCGGCGGCGGCGCCAAACAAGGTTACGAAGCCGAAACCGATTACAAGCGCGCGTATGCGACCTGCATGCGCAACCGCGGACACCGCGTAGTCAACTAA
- a CDS encoding tRNA1(Val) (adenine(37)-N6)-methyltransferase yields MSIFRLQQFSVSQERAAMKICTDSLLFGAMMPVGSEDRVLDIGAGCGLLSLIAAQLGAGRVTGVELMDDACREAAENFRRSPWADRLQAVRDSIQHFADMASGRYDLIVSNPPFFEDHLNADEPMRNAARHNVHLTHAELAGIAERLLAREGVFYVLLPVQSGITFTRLGAQAGLHLWRQTVFRGYAHSKAKVAALTFGRQPVPGPVFETITVYDEPGVYSATARTCLAKLLMRFAESENARDSG; encoded by the coding sequence ATGTCGATATTTCGCCTTCAGCAATTCTCGGTCAGCCAGGAACGGGCGGCGATGAAAATCTGTACGGACAGTTTGTTGTTCGGTGCGATGATGCCGGTCGGTTCGGAAGATCGCGTGCTGGACATCGGCGCCGGCTGCGGCCTGTTGTCGCTGATCGCGGCCCAACTCGGCGCCGGCCGGGTAACCGGCGTGGAGCTGATGGACGACGCGTGCCGGGAGGCGGCGGAAAATTTCCGCCGCAGTCCCTGGGCCGACCGGCTGCAGGCGGTTCGGGACAGCATTCAGCATTTCGCGGACATGGCATCCGGCCGCTACGACCTGATCGTCAGCAATCCGCCCTTTTTCGAGGACCATTTGAACGCCGACGAGCCGATGCGCAATGCCGCCCGTCATAATGTGCATCTGACGCATGCCGAACTTGCGGGGATCGCGGAGCGGCTGCTCGCGCGGGAAGGGGTGTTTTATGTATTGCTGCCCGTGCAGTCGGGGATAACGTTTACCCGCTTGGGCGCGCAGGCCGGTCTACATTTATGGCGCCAGACCGTTTTCCGAGGCTATGCGCACAGCAAAGCCAAGGTAGCCGCCTTGACGTTCGGCCGGCAGCCTGTGCCGGGACCGGTTTTCGAAACGATTACGGTTTATGACGAGCCTGGTGTCTATTCGGCAACGGCCCGGACCTGTCTGGCGAAACTTCTGATGCGCTTCGCGGAAAGCGAAAACGCCAGGGACAGTGGTTGA
- a CDS encoding universal stress protein, translated as MTAYRHILLTADFSEDGASIAVRAQSLAASYRAKLSILHVLDDIPMPDTPYGTVIPVDQPSEYGLLEAERGKLLALGAELGVASADLWLIWGVPKDEIVRHAEKIAADLIVTGSHERHGLTLLLGSTANGVLHHAPCDLLAVRIPDDEGI; from the coding sequence ATGACGGCTTATCGCCATATTCTCCTAACCGCGGATTTTTCGGAAGACGGCGCGTCGATTGCCGTGCGCGCCCAATCCCTGGCCGCCTCGTACCGGGCAAAATTGAGTATCCTGCATGTACTCGACGACATCCCGATGCCCGACACGCCTTACGGCACCGTGATTCCGGTGGATCAACCGTCCGAATACGGCCTGCTGGAGGCAGAGCGCGGCAAGCTGCTTGCGCTGGGCGCCGAACTCGGCGTCGCTTCTGCCGATCTCTGGCTGATCTGGGGCGTGCCGAAAGACGAAATCGTGCGGCATGCCGAAAAGATCGCGGCCGACTTGATCGTGACCGGCTCGCACGAGCGGCACGGGTTGACCTTGCTGCTGGGCTCGACCGCGAACGGCGTGCTGCATCATGCGCCCTGTGATCTGCTCGCGGTCCGGATTCCCGATGACGAAGGGATTTGA
- the efpL gene encoding elongation factor P-like protein EfpL: MAKASDLKKGMVVEINGAPHVVKQVEVRSPSSRGASTLYKVRFNNLKTGQKLDETLKGDDAFKDADCVRAKVQFSYQDVGNFIFMNQEDYSQYTLNADDLEGKVEYLTDGLEGIVALLVDDEIIGIELPSSVVFTIVETPPAIKGATASSRTKTARLHTGLEVQVPEYIETGESIKVNTETGKFMSRA, from the coding sequence GTGGCCAAGGCCAGTGATTTAAAAAAAGGCATGGTCGTCGAAATCAACGGCGCCCCGCATGTAGTCAAACAGGTCGAAGTCAGAAGCCCGTCGTCGCGTGGCGCTTCGACCTTGTACAAGGTGCGCTTCAACAACCTGAAGACCGGGCAAAAGCTCGACGAAACGCTGAAAGGCGACGATGCTTTCAAGGACGCCGACTGCGTGCGCGCGAAGGTGCAGTTTTCGTATCAGGACGTCGGCAATTTCATCTTCATGAACCAGGAAGACTATAGCCAGTACACCCTGAACGCCGACGACCTGGAAGGCAAGGTCGAATACCTGACCGATGGCCTGGAAGGGATCGTGGCGCTGCTGGTCGATGACGAGATCATCGGCATCGAACTGCCGTCCTCGGTCGTGTTCACGATCGTCGAGACGCCGCCCGCAATCAAGGGCGCCACCGCATCGAGCCGGACCAAGACCGCGAGGCTGCATACCGGCCTCGAAGTGCAGGTGCCCGAATACATCGAAACCGGCGAATCGATCAAGGTGAATACCGAAACCGGAAAATTCATGTCCCGGGCTTGA
- a CDS encoding methyltransferase: MLFNCPQGAFDLIRLPLRPNELLQPFDAADEYLLTHLAEQGLPKAGSRVLIVNDSFGALAVALSDYRPDAVSDSFLSHRATEINLEKNGKTRDSTRLLHSLEPLQGSYDLVLIKIPKTLGLLEHQLISLHGHLQPDAQVILAGMVKMLPGSVWQLAERLLGPTTTALARKKAKLIFAKPIPRDDPPPNPYPVRYRLENTGFRIVNHANVFSRDSLDIGTRFFLRHLPEGLGRSEIVDLGCGNGVVGLIAARRNPEAVLHFIDESYMAVASAKENFEAAFGTERKATFQVGDGLKAFSSESADLILCNPPFHQQYLQGDQIAVGMFRDAKRVLRRDGELWVIGNRHLNYHAVLDRLFGGCSGVAANPKFVIHKTRKRR, from the coding sequence ATGCTGTTCAATTGCCCCCAGGGCGCCTTCGACCTGATCCGTCTGCCGCTGCGTCCTAACGAACTGTTGCAGCCTTTCGACGCGGCGGACGAGTATCTGCTGACGCATCTGGCCGAGCAGGGCCTGCCGAAAGCCGGCAGCCGCGTGCTGATCGTCAACGACAGTTTCGGCGCGCTGGCGGTCGCGTTGAGTGATTACCGCCCCGATGCGGTGTCCGACTCTTTTCTGTCGCATCGGGCCACCGAAATCAATCTGGAAAAGAACGGCAAGACACGGGACAGCACACGACTCCTGCACAGTCTGGAGCCGTTGCAGGGTTCTTACGACCTGGTGCTAATCAAAATCCCGAAGACGCTCGGCCTTTTGGAGCACCAGCTGATCAGCCTGCACGGCCATTTGCAGCCGGACGCGCAAGTGATTCTGGCCGGGATGGTCAAGATGCTGCCCGGCTCGGTCTGGCAATTGGCCGAGCGCCTGCTCGGCCCGACCACGACCGCATTGGCGCGCAAAAAAGCCAAACTGATCTTCGCGAAGCCGATTCCGCGCGACGATCCGCCGCCGAATCCGTATCCGGTGCGCTACCGGCTCGAAAATACCGGTTTTCGGATCGTCAATCACGCAAACGTGTTCTCGCGGGACAGTCTGGACATCGGCACGCGTTTTTTTCTCCGGCATCTTCCCGAAGGCTTGGGCCGGTCCGAGATCGTCGATCTGGGCTGCGGCAACGGCGTGGTCGGCTTGATCGCGGCGCGGCGCAATCCGGAAGCCGTGCTGCATTTTATCGACGAATCCTACATGGCGGTCGCTTCCGCCAAGGAAAATTTCGAAGCCGCGTTCGGCACTGAACGCAAGGCAACCTTTCAGGTAGGCGACGGTCTTAAAGCATTCTCATCGGAATCGGCCGATTTGATTCTCTGCAATCCGCCGTTTCATCAGCAATATCTGCAGGGCGACCAGATTGCGGTCGGGATGTTCAGGGACGCGAAGCGGGTATTGCGCCGGGACGGCGAATTATGGGTGATCGGCAACCGGCATCTCAATTATCATGCCGTTCTGGATCGCTTGTTCGGAGGCTGTTCCGGGGTAGCGGCCAATCCGAAGTTCGTGATTCACAAGACCCGGAAAAGACGCTAG
- the mfd gene encoding transcription-repair coupling factor, whose product MAEDNALIFSPTVPASKNAVQIWNGLYGCADALALASAIKNENRLFLIVTADNHTALRLEHELAFFLQDTGLSILHFPDWETLPYDVFSPLPEIISERLKTLAQLPQVKRGALIVSVATLMHRLAPREHVLAYSFSLSVGEVFNLELNRIKLESVGYQCVSQVYQHAEFAVRGSIVDLFPMGSQAPYRIELFDDEIESIRTFDPETQRSLDKIGRIELFPAREFPFTDEAIKHFRQAFRELFPDASTKNALYSDISKGMAPGGIEYYLPLFVERTATLFDYLPADAVFVLPAKLEAQAEAFAAEAHERFEQRRFNLDRPLLKPELLFLNPTELKQRTASFAQIALQSGDAAPEAKIAFDCTPLPELTIDAKLKEPAQRLRQFIEGFDGKILFVAESAGRREGLIDRLKNFKIRLKTVEGWRDFIAAEDKLCITVAPMDQGLWLKQQKITVIPESLLSGEKAQQRRRRRMAAAKELEKIVNNLNELTIGSPVVHQEHGVGRYLGLQTLEIGGIPAEFLALEYAQGDKLYVPVSSLHLIGRYTGVDPETAPLHKLGGDQWSKAKKKAIEKIRDVAAELLEIYAKRAAKKGHEFHIADNDYQAFADAFPFEETPDQQTAIEAILEDMASPQPMDRVICGDVGFGKTEVAMRAAYIAVQDGKQVAVLVPTTLLAQQHYQNFRDRFADWPVRVEVMSRFVTPKQQKEIGDALAEGHVDIIIGTHKLLSKELKYKALGLVIIDEEHRFGVHQKEHFKKLRNELDLLTLTATPIPRTLNMAMSGLRDISIIASPPPNRHAIKTFISEWVDALVQEACLREIKRGGQIFFLHNDIKSMGKMAGELQKLVPDARIEIAHGQMPERDLERIMLDFYHQRFNLLLSTTIIESGIDIPSANTILINRADKLGLAQLHQLRGRVGRSHHRAYAYFIVPPKTLMTKDALKRLEAIEASGDLGAGFMLSSHDLEIRGAGELLGDEQSGQIQEIGYTLYTELLDRAVHALKSGKQPELDLPAEIGPEVDLQAPALIPEDYLPDIHARLVLYKRIANAETREDLRDLQVEMIDRFGLLPEPVKTLFSVTGLKQEAQKLGLKKIEANAAGGRLVFTKEPKINTDQLILLIQTQAQVYKFDGADKLRFVKKFETVEQKLEFIRGLLAQLAVG is encoded by the coding sequence ATGGCTGAAGATAACGCCTTGATTTTTTCACCGACCGTGCCCGCGTCCAAAAACGCCGTGCAGATTTGGAACGGCCTCTACGGCTGCGCCGACGCACTGGCGCTGGCCTCGGCGATCAAAAACGAGAACCGGCTGTTTCTGATCGTGACGGCCGACAACCACACCGCGCTCCGGCTCGAACACGAGCTGGCATTTTTCCTGCAGGATACCGGCCTGTCGATCCTGCATTTTCCGGACTGGGAAACCCTGCCCTACGACGTGTTTTCGCCGCTGCCGGAGATCATCTCGGAACGCCTGAAAACGCTCGCCCAGTTGCCCCAGGTCAAGCGCGGCGCGCTGATCGTCTCGGTCGCGACGCTGATGCACCGGCTCGCGCCCAGGGAGCATGTGCTGGCATACAGCTTTTCGCTGAGCGTCGGCGAGGTTTTCAACCTGGAGCTGAACCGGATCAAACTCGAAAGCGTCGGCTACCAGTGCGTCTCGCAGGTGTATCAGCACGCTGAATTCGCGGTGCGCGGCTCGATCGTAGACCTGTTCCCGATGGGCAGCCAGGCACCTTACCGAATCGAACTGTTCGACGACGAAATCGAATCGATCCGCACATTCGATCCCGAAACGCAGCGCTCCCTGGACAAGATCGGCCGGATCGAGCTGTTCCCGGCGCGCGAGTTCCCGTTTACCGACGAGGCGATCAAGCACTTCCGACAGGCCTTCCGCGAGCTTTTTCCGGACGCCTCGACCAAAAACGCCCTGTACAGCGACATCAGCAAAGGCATGGCACCGGGCGGCATCGAATATTACCTGCCCTTGTTCGTCGAACGCACCGCGACCCTGTTCGACTACCTGCCCGCCGACGCGGTATTCGTGCTGCCGGCAAAGCTCGAGGCGCAGGCCGAGGCCTTTGCCGCGGAAGCGCACGAACGTTTCGAACAGCGCCGGTTTAATCTCGACCGGCCGTTATTGAAGCCGGAACTGTTGTTTTTGAACCCAACCGAGCTGAAACAGCGCACTGCATCTTTCGCGCAAATCGCTCTGCAGAGCGGCGATGCGGCGCCGGAAGCTAAAATCGCGTTCGACTGCACGCCGCTGCCCGAATTGACGATCGACGCGAAACTGAAGGAGCCCGCGCAACGGCTGCGCCAATTTATCGAAGGCTTCGACGGCAAAATTCTATTCGTCGCCGAATCGGCCGGCCGCCGGGAAGGCCTGATCGACCGGCTGAAAAACTTCAAAATCCGGCTGAAAACGGTCGAAGGCTGGCGCGACTTCATCGCGGCCGAGGACAAGCTCTGCATCACGGTCGCGCCGATGGATCAAGGCCTGTGGCTCAAACAGCAGAAGATCACGGTGATCCCGGAAAGCCTGCTGTCCGGCGAAAAAGCCCAGCAGCGGCGCCGGCGACGGATGGCGGCGGCGAAGGAACTCGAAAAGATCGTCAACAACCTGAACGAATTGACGATCGGCTCGCCGGTGGTGCATCAGGAACACGGCGTCGGCCGCTACCTGGGCCTGCAGACGCTGGAGATCGGCGGCATCCCGGCCGAATTTCTGGCGCTCGAATACGCGCAGGGCGACAAGCTGTACGTGCCGGTTTCGTCCCTGCACCTGATCGGGCGCTACACCGGCGTCGACCCGGAAACCGCGCCGCTGCACAAGCTCGGCGGCGACCAGTGGAGCAAGGCGAAAAAGAAGGCGATCGAAAAAATCCGCGACGTCGCGGCGGAGCTGTTGGAAATCTATGCAAAGCGCGCGGCCAAGAAAGGCCACGAGTTTCATATCGCCGACAACGATTATCAAGCTTTTGCCGACGCGTTTCCGTTCGAGGAAACGCCCGACCAGCAGACCGCGATCGAGGCGATCCTGGAAGACATGGCCAGCCCGCAGCCGATGGACCGGGTCATCTGCGGCGACGTCGGCTTCGGCAAGACCGAGGTCGCGATGCGCGCGGCCTACATCGCGGTGCAGGACGGCAAGCAGGTCGCGGTGCTGGTGCCGACCACCCTGCTTGCGCAGCAGCATTACCAGAACTTCCGCGACCGTTTCGCGGACTGGCCGGTCCGCGTCGAAGTGATGTCGCGCTTCGTGACGCCGAAACAGCAGAAGGAGATCGGCGATGCGCTCGCGGAAGGCCATGTCGACATCATCATCGGCACGCACAAGCTGCTGTCGAAAGAACTCAAATACAAGGCGTTGGGCCTCGTGATCATCGACGAGGAGCACCGTTTCGGCGTGCATCAGAAAGAGCATTTCAAGAAGCTGCGCAACGAACTGGACCTGCTGACCCTGACCGCAACGCCGATCCCGCGGACGCTGAACATGGCGATGTCCGGCCTGCGCGACATTTCGATCATCGCCAGCCCGCCCCCGAACCGGCACGCGATCAAGACCTTCATCAGCGAGTGGGTGGACGCGCTGGTGCAGGAGGCTTGCCTGCGCGAAATCAAGCGCGGCGGCCAGATTTTCTTCCTGCACAACGACATCAAGTCGATGGGCAAAATGGCCGGCGAACTGCAAAAGCTGGTGCCCGACGCGCGGATCGAAATCGCGCACGGCCAGATGCCCGAGCGCGACCTCGAACGGATCATGCTCGACTTTTACCACCAGCGCTTCAACCTGCTGCTCAGCACCACCATCATCGAGAGCGGGATCGACATTCCGAGCGCGAACACGATCCTGATCAACCGCGCCGACAAGCTCGGCCTCGCTCAGTTGCACCAGCTCCGAGGCCGCGTCGGCCGCTCGCACCACCGCGCCTACGCCTATTTCATCGTACCGCCGAAAACCTTGATGACCAAGGATGCCTTGAAACGGCTCGAAGCGATCGAAGCTTCCGGCGACCTCGGCGCGGGCTTCATGCTGTCCTCGCACGACCTCGAAATCCGCGGCGCGGGCGAGCTGCTCGGCGACGAACAGAGCGGCCAGATTCAGGAAATCGGCTATACCCTGTACACCGAACTGCTCGACCGCGCGGTGCATGCGCTGAAGTCGGGCAAGCAGCCGGAACTGGACCTGCCGGCCGAAATCGGCCCGGAAGTCGATCTGCAGGCTCCGGCCCTGATTCCGGAAGACTACTTGCCGGACATCCATGCGCGGCTGGTGCTTTACAAACGGATCGCGAACGCCGAAACGCGCGAAGACCTGCGCGATTTGCAAGTCGAAATGATCGACCGCTTCGGCCTGTTGCCCGAGCCGGTCAAAACCCTGTTCAGCGTGACCGGACTCAAGCAGGAGGCGCAAAAACTGGGCCTGAAAAAGATCGAGGCGAATGCGGCCGGCGGTCGGCTGGTGTTTACCAAGGAACCGAAAATCAACACCGACCAATTGATTCTATTGATTCAAACCCAGGCGCAGGTTTACAAATTCGACGGGGCGGACAAGCTGCGGTTCGTCAAAAAGTTCGAGACGGTCGAGCAGAAGTTGGAGTTTATCCGGGGGTTATTGGCGCAGTTGGCGGTTGGGTGA
- a CDS encoding phosphoadenylyl-sulfate reductase: MTDFDIQALQTELRNKNPRVILRKALELFDNIAISFSGAEDVVLIDMAVKIRPDIRVFSLDTGRLHPETYRLIEKVRKHYGIAVEVLSPDRELLDELVKAKGLFSFYEDGHHECCGIRKVEPLKRKLAHLDAWITGQRKDQSLDTRQNIPEVQIDTAFSTPAHTLVKFNPLLNWTSAQVWDYIEAYQVPFNELHQRGYISIGCEPCTRPVLPNQHERAGRWWWEDAAKKECGLHASNVEGK, translated from the coding sequence ATGACCGACTTCGATATTCAAGCCCTGCAGACCGAACTGCGGAACAAAAATCCGCGCGTGATCCTGAGAAAAGCGCTGGAACTGTTCGACAACATCGCGATTTCGTTCAGCGGCGCGGAAGACGTGGTATTGATCGACATGGCGGTCAAAATTCGTCCGGACATCCGGGTCTTTTCATTGGATACCGGCCGCCTGCATCCCGAAACTTACCGCCTCATCGAAAAGGTCCGGAAGCATTATGGCATTGCGGTCGAGGTGCTGAGCCCGGACCGGGAACTTTTGGACGAGCTGGTCAAAGCGAAAGGTTTGTTCAGTTTCTACGAAGACGGTCATCACGAATGCTGCGGCATCCGCAAGGTCGAGCCGCTCAAACGCAAGCTGGCGCATCTGGATGCCTGGATCACCGGGCAGCGCAAGGACCAGAGCCTGGACACCCGGCAGAACATCCCCGAAGTGCAGATCGATACCGCGTTTTCGACGCCGGCGCATACGCTGGTCAAGTTCAATCCGCTCCTGAACTGGACGTCCGCGCAGGTGTGGGATTATATCGAAGCCTACCAGGTACCGTTCAACGAACTGCACCAACGGGGCTATATCAGCATCGGCTGCGAGCCCTGCACCCGGCCGGTACTGCCCAACCAGCACGAGCGAGCCGGAAGATGGTGGTGGGAGGATGCGGCCAAGAAGGAATGCGGGCTGCATGCGTCGAATGTGGAAGGGAAATAG